In Pelmatolapia mariae isolate MD_Pm_ZW linkage group LG8, Pm_UMD_F_2, whole genome shotgun sequence, one genomic interval encodes:
- the LOC134633518 gene encoding proteinase-activated receptor 3-like, protein MLSQNLTFDSSEPLENKWGHCGHVTPGIIVWVFFSALFSLVGFPACAAVLWELFQRHRAGTSITPNDVFMINLTVMDLVFLFFVPLGLTNFLLWRIMSFQSFISFLYALNLAGRPLLTACICLDCYMAVFHPIAYSTKKSLTPRVLMAAAAWTATMVQGSMSIVDKDLNHSAWATFVYVIALPIIVICDASVLWTLKKSYRRGGHLHPRKKKALQIITNSMVMTITSYFPPVLLYVFGHLIVRDDNEYECVLALPILIIPTAGSAIMPLLYLGNLGRLNNLCC, encoded by the coding sequence ATGCTCTCTCAGAATCTAACCTTCGACTCCAGCGAGCCTTTGGAGAACAAGTGGGGACACTGCGGACACGTAACACCAGGTATTATAGTCTGGGTGTTTTTCAGCGCTCTCTTCTCTCTGGTTGGATTTCCTGCATGTGCTGCTGTTCTCTGGGAGCTGTTTCAGAGACACAGAGCTGGAACCTCGATCACCCCCAATGATGTTTTCATGATCAACCTCACCGTCATGGACCTGGTCTTCCTATTTTTTGTCCCACTTGGCCTGACTAACTTCCTCCTCTGGCGCATCATGTCTTTCCAGAGCTTCATCAGTTTTCTCTATGCTCTAAACCTGGCTGGACGACCTCTTCTAACAGCATGCATCTGTCTGGACTGCTACATGGCTGTGTTCCATCCCATCGCCTACAGCACAAAGAAGAGTCTGACTCCCCGGGTCCTTATGGCTGCTGCTGCGTGGACTGCTACCATGGTTCAAGGGTCCATGTCCATAGTTGATAAAGATCTAAACCACAGTGCATGGGCCACGTTTGTGTACGTCATTGCGCTCCCCATAATTGTAATCTGTGATGCTTCTGTCCTCTGGACCCTGAAGAAGTCCTACCGCAGGGGGGGACACCTCCACCCCAGGAAGAAGAAGGCTCTCCAGATCATCACCAACAGCATGGTCATGACCATCACCTCATATTTCCCCCCAGTGCTGCTGTACGTCTTTGGGCATCTAATAGTCAGAGATGACAATGAATACGAGTGCGTCTTAGCATTACCTATCTTGATCATCCCGACAGCAGGAAGTGCTATCATGCCTTTGCTGTATTTGGGCAATCTGGGGAGGTTGAATAATCTTTGCTGTTAG